Below is a window of Planctomycetota bacterium DNA.
CTTCATCGAGGATCGCTTCGCCACGCTGCCGCGCACCGTGCCCTTCATCTACTTCAGCATCACCACGCTCGCCATCGGCGCCATGCGGCTCGCCGCGCGCTGGCTGCTGCTGGGCAAGAGCGGCTACGCGCCGGCCTATCCGGTGGCGATCTTCGGAGCGGGCGCCGCCGGCGTCGGATTGCACGCGGCGATCGTGCACGGGCGCGAGCAGTTGGTGGTCGCCTTCATGGACGACGATCCGAAACTGCACGGCCGCAAGATCCGCAATGTGCCCGTCTACGGCGGCGACGATCTCGCGGAAGTCTTCGAGAAGCACAACATCAAGGCGCTGCTGCTGGCGCTGCCCTCCGCGAGTCGCACGCGCCGCCGCAGGCTGGTCGAGACCGCGACCGCGCTGGGCATTCGCGTGCTCACCGTGCCGACCCTGGCGGAGCTTGACGATGGATCGGCCAAGGTGGGGCAGCTTCGCCCCGTCAAGGTGGACGATCTGCTCGGCCGCACGCCCGTGGCGGCCAACGAGGAGCTCATGCACCGCCACATCACCGGCAAGAGCGTGCTGGTGACCGGCGCCGGCGGCTCGATCGGTTCCGAGCTGTGCCGGAAAATCCTGGAGGCCAGTCCGACGCGCCTGGTCCTGCTCGACCACTCGGAGCACAACTTGTATGTGATTGAAAAGCAGATCCGCGCGTTGATCGCCAACCGGCGCTCGGAGACGATTCTTGAAACTTCGCTCGGCTCGGTGAACGATCGCGTGCTGCTGGACCGCCTGCTGGCGGCGCAGCGCATCGAGACCATCTACCACGCCGCCGCCTACAAGCACGTGCCCATGGTCGAGCGCCACGAGACCGCCGGCGTGGAGACCAATGTCTTCGGCACGCTCACCGCGGCGCGGGCCGCGCTGCACGCGGGCGTGAAGGCCTTCGTCTTCGTCTCCACCGACAAGGCGGTGCGCCCAACAAGCGTCATGGGCGCCAGCAAGCGCCTGGCGGAGATCCTTCTGCAGTCGATGCAGGAACAGTCCAAGGGCCGCACCAAGTTCGCGATGGTGCGCTTCGGCAACGTGCTGGGCTCCTCCGGCAGCGTCATTCCACTTTTTCAGGAGCAACTGGAGCGCGGCGGACCGGTCACCGTGACGCATCCCGAGATGGTGCGCTACTTCATGACGATTCCCGAGGCGGCGCAGCTGGTCATTCAGGCCGGCGCCATGGCCAACGGCGGCGAGGTCTTCGTGCTGGACATGGGCGAGCCGGTGAAGATCCTCGACCTGGCCAAGAACATGATCCGCCTCGCGGGACGCACGCTGCGCGATGAGTCCAATCCCAGCGGCGAGATCGAGATCCAGATCACCGGCACGCGCCCCGGCGAGAAGCTCTACGAGGAGTTGCTCATCAGCGACGACACCAGCCATACCGAGCATCCCTCGATCGGGCTGGCGCGTGAGCCCTTCGAGTCCTGGAGCTCGCTCGAGGCGCGACTGGACCGTCTGCAGACCGCGGTTGATCAGCGCGACGATGGCGTGGTACGCATCCTGCTGGGCGAGCTGGTGGGTGGCTACCAGACCAACCCGGTCAAGAATCGCTAGGCCGGGGCCAGTTCCGGCTGGCGCCGGAGCCAATATTCAAGCAGCAGCAGCGACCAGCGGCGATCGACCGTCTGACGCGGAGTGGCCGCAGGGGCGGCGAGCAGGCCGCGCAGTCCGATCCGATTGGTGAGCGTGAGAACGCGCGACTCGGGTTCAAAGAGAGCGGCCTCGCTCAGATCCATGAGCGCTTCCTCGAGGCGCGGCGGAATCGACGAGCGGTTGCGCGCGGCGATGCGCTGGATCATCGATTCGGGCAGGTAGCGCCGCAGCAGATGCACCAGCGCGCCGCCATTGCCGCCATGCGGCTGCGGCATCACGCCGTGAACGCCAAGCCGCGCGACGCGGTTGCACAGAAATGGCGTGGTCACCGCGAGCGAGTGGTGCATGCAGACCTGGTTGAGCAGGGGGATGGCGGTGGTGCGGAGCGATCTGCGGCCCTGCGCCACGTTGGAAGTTTCGGAGCGCGGGCGCGGTTCGTTCGAAATGGCTCCACGTGAAGCGCCGACACCGGCGGCCAGGAGATCCGCGGGAGTCCAGTAGGACGGGGGCGCGACGGACTCCGTGACGGGCTCCGCCTCATCGCGACTGCGAAGCAGCGCTCGCAGCGACGCGAACCAGGAAGCCTGCCCCTGGGTGTGCGTGCCATCCCACTCCTCGCCCGCGAACAGGTCGGTCGCGCCCGCGCCGCTGACGGCGCGCGGCGAACTCATGCGGATGAAGGGCGCGATCGTGTTCAGCGACACCACTTCCGAGGCTGCCAGGGGCTCGTCGAGCGACGCGGCGATGCGGCTGAGCATCTCGGAGAGATCCTCCAGCGGCTCGCAGGTGCGGTGGGTCGCGCCGATCTGGCGGGCGACATCATGGGCCAGCGCCGCCGACTCCGCGTCAGCCGCGCTGGACAATCCGTAGGTGTGCGTGGGAAGCGCCAGCTCCGCGCGGCACATGGCCGCGATCAGGAAGTCAGCCAGAGTTCCGGTCGGCATGACATGCGCGCCGCCGGAGCTCAAGTCCGAGCCATGCAGCGACTCAAGCAGCGCCCGCCGCAGCAGTTCCACCTGCTCGGCGAGGGCCAGATCCTGGAGGCGCGGATCGCCATTCGGGTTGTCGTTGCGGAAGGCCGAAGAGTTCAGCTCGCTGCAGGTGGGGGCCAGCAGGGTGGCGCTGCCGATCGAACCGGGATCGCTGGCCCGGATGGAGATCACGCTGGCGCTGGCGAAGAGCGGGGCGCAGTCGAGCTCCACAAAGCAGCCGGCGCCGACCTTGCTCGCCTCGCGATGGATGGTGTGCGTGCCGCGCACGCCGCCCGAGGAGAGGTAGTCGCCGATCGACTTGGCATCGAGCGCGGCGCCCAGTTCCGGCATGCTCCGCAAGGCGCGGAGTTCGCTGGCGAAGGCGAACCAGCCGCGGCCGCTGGCGAAATAAAGCGGCCGCGCGTCGAAGGCGTCGCGGGCCAGCAGCAGCTTCTTCAGGCGGTCGTTCCACAGGGCCAGCGCGAAGGGGCTCTCGATGCCGCGCAGGGCCGCGATCGGACTCTTGGTCGGATTGGAAAATGTCTTCACGAGTTCCCGCAGCGAATCGGGAAGATCGCCAGGCAGGATCGCATTGGTCCCCGAACTCTCCAGTTCGTCGCCGTCATAGACGATGTGAATGGATTGGTCGCTGTCGCTCGACGCCGGCTTGCGCGACGAGAGCAGATGGCAGTCGCTCAGTGCAATGCGTGCCTGTGGGTCGATCCAGTAGGTATCGCGCTCGAAACCGCGGTGGATCATCGCCTGCTGCATCTGCGACATCAGCGAGCGCAGCGCGTCGCCCTCCAGGCCGGCCCCGAAATCGATCAGGCCGCAGATGCCGCTCATGGTGTCGTCCCGGTCGCGGTCTCGCGCGGCGGAAAGAGCCGCGCCGAAAGCAGTCCCAGATATTCCTTGACGCAGGTCTCGGTCTGGTCCAGCGCCTGCGCCCGCGGCAGCAGCATGGCCAGAGAGAATTGTTCGTCGACGCCCGCGGTGAGGTAGTGGCAGGGCAGGCCCACCACCTCGAAGCCCAGCGCGCGGAACTGCATCGACGCCCGCGGCAGGTGCCAGACGCTGGTGGCCAGCAGAATTTTCTTCGCGTTGAGCGCCCGCAAGGTCGCGGCATGCTGCAGAGCCTCACCCTCGGTGTTGAGCACCGGCAGACCGACCATGATCGCGGATTCCGGCACGCCCAGGGCCATGGCTTCCTGCTTTTGGAAGGCGCCTTCGCACACTTTCGGTTCATCGTCCTTGCCGCCGCCGCCAAGGACCAGCCACGGCGCCTTGCCCATTTTGTAGGCCTCCACCGCGACGCGCAATCGCTCGGTCATCGCGGTGAGAATCAATGGATCGCCCGGCTTTTCTCGGTGCCAATGAAAGGAGCTGCCCAGCACCACGATCGCGTCGCACTTGGGCGCGGCGGCCACGGGCATCCCGGGCGTCATGCGCTCCAGGCTCGCCGCCAGCCATGTCGCGATCAGCGGCGTGCACGAGAGATAAAGCAGCATCGCGCCGATTGCGCTCATGGAAAATCCGGCGCGCCAGGCTCGCGTGTCGCTGCGCGCGCGGTTTCTGCAGATCAGCACCAGTCCCGCGGCGATCAGCACCAGGCACACCGTCGAGGGCATGAACAATGGAAGCCACCATCGTGGTGTGGTCAGAAACATGAGGCGGTGAACAGGGTATCTCCCATTCCCGGCGGGTGAAATCTGCCAGTATGCTCACGACATGGCACCCTTCATGGGCGAGTTTGTCGGCACCGCGCTCCTGGTTTTGATCGGAGACGCCGTGGTCGCCAACAACGTCCTGGCGCGGACCAAGGGCAACGGCTCGGGCTGGCTCGCGGTGACGACGGGATGGGCACTGGCCTATTTCGTGGCCATGTACTGCGTGGCGCCGCTCAGCGGGGCGCACCTCAATCCCGCGGTCACGATCGGACTTTGGATGGCCGGGCTTTTCGAGGGGGAACTGGTCATGCACTACATCGGGGCGCAGTTGCTCGGCGCCTTCGCAGGTGCCCTGGTGATGTGGCTGGCCTATCTGCCGCACTGGAGCAAGACCGAAGATTCCGCGGTGAAACTCGGAGCGTTCTGCACGGCGCCGGCCATTCGGGCGCCGCTGTCGAACCTGCTCAACGAAGCGATCGCCACCGCGGTGCTAGTGCTGGGCATCCTGATGCTGAAGGAGTTCCAGATGAACATGGACGATGGCAGCACGGTCAACATCCTGCTGGGGCCGGTTGCCGTGATGCCGGTCGCGCTGCTGGTCTTCGCCATCGGGCTCTGTCTGGGCGGACCGACCGGGGCCGCGATCAATCCGGCGCGGGACTTTTCGCCGCGGCTCGCCCACGCGCTGCTGCCGATTCCCGGAAAGGGACCGAGCGACTGGGGCTATGCACTGATCCCCGTCATCGGACCGATTGTCGGCGGACTCGCAGCGGCGTGGATCTTCAAGTCCATCGTCGTGATGGCGTCCTAGTCAGGGCGGCAAAAGTCGACGCCACAGAATGTCACAGGGTGGGTGCCGCCAACAAAAGAAACCGCGCAGTGAATGGATTCAGCGAAAGTTGTGTCGTGTGCAACCCGGCGCGGCTGGCGTGACTCAACGCCTCGCTTCGTGAAAAACCCTTCGCCACGCTCAACCGCGCGTCGTGTCTCACGAACTCGGTGGAGAATTCAGTGAGTGCATGCACGATCGCCGCGCTCATCGGCGAGCGCCACAGGTCGTTCCACGCCACCAATCCACGGCTCGCCCGGCCCATCGTTGCAAGGGCCGCCGGTACCTGCTCATCCGACAAGTGGTGCAGCATCATCGCCGCATGCACCAGATCCCATTTCTGCTTCCGCCAGTGTCGGGCCACATCATCCAGGCCGCACGGCACCAGGTCAATGAAGCATGCATCCATCCCACATCGATCGAGGCATTCGCGTGCAGCCGCGATCGACCCGCCGTGCGGATCGATCGCCGTCACCCGCAGCGAAATCGAATGTCTCCGTGCCCAGGCGACGATGGCGATCGGCAGATCCGCGCAGCCCGTGCCGACGTCGAGAATCTCAAGAGGCTCGGTCGAAGGACCGCGGGCTCGCAGCGCGGCGCGGACCGCGCGCTTGAACGCCCCGACGCCGCCCGCAAAGCGGTTCACGCGCCGGATGAACCTGAAGCTGGCGTCCATGTCCGCCTGCGACGCGCCGGGATGATCCATGCCTTCAAGCTCGGTGGGACGCTGGGTCAAGGTCGATCTCCGGTCTATCATCGCCGATATGAAATCATCGTGCATGCGGCCGCTTGGTTGGATTCGCACGCTCGCCGCGATGGGCGCGACGCTGAGTTGTGCGGTGGCGATGGCCGCGGCGCAGACGGCCCCGGCGACGACTCCGCCCGCGCAGCCTGCAGCGCCGGCGCCCGCCCAGACGAAGCCCGCAGCTCCCGCCTCTACGCCGCCCGCGAACGCCGAAGATCAACCCAAGCCATGGCCGATTGCGCTGGGTCTTCGCGTGGCGGGAGTGCAGACCAAGGTGCCCACCATCGACCGCGTGGTGCTGGTGAAGGACGAAGCTTCCTTCCTCGACGAGATCGCGCATTGGCGCCT
It encodes the following:
- a CDS encoding polysaccharide biosynthesis protein; the protein is MRNYLVRLPGINKLLVAGVTDALLSGGLLLGAYWLKYGDIAEAWNSCNHLMFWAAFLGPVCYHVTGLYQEITRYIGPIFAVRVVKGVALLTIALLLISFIEDRFATLPRTVPFIYFSITTLAIGAMRLAARWLLLGKSGYAPAYPVAIFGAGAAGVGLHAAIVHGREQLVVAFMDDDPKLHGRKIRNVPVYGGDDLAEVFEKHNIKALLLALPSASRTRRRRLVETATALGIRVLTVPTLAELDDGSAKVGQLRPVKVDDLLGRTPVAANEELMHRHITGKSVLVTGAGGSIGSELCRKILEASPTRLVLLDHSEHNLYVIEKQIRALIANRRSETILETSLGSVNDRVLLDRLLAAQRIETIYHAAAYKHVPMVERHETAGVETNVFGTLTAARAALHAGVKAFVFVSTDKAVRPTSVMGASKRLAEILLQSMQEQSKGRTKFAMVRFGNVLGSSGSVIPLFQEQLERGGPVTVTHPEMVRYFMTIPEAAQLVIQAGAMANGGEVFVLDMGEPVKILDLAKNMIRLAGRTLRDESNPSGEIEIQITGTRPGEKLYEELLISDDTSHTEHPSIGLAREPFESWSSLEARLDRLQTAVDQRDDGVVRILLGELVGGYQTNPVKNR
- a CDS encoding YdcF family protein, whose product is MFLTTPRWWLPLFMPSTVCLVLIAAGLVLICRNRARSDTRAWRAGFSMSAIGAMLLYLSCTPLIATWLAASLERMTPGMPVAAAPKCDAIVVLGSSFHWHREKPGDPLILTAMTERLRVAVEAYKMGKAPWLVLGGGGKDDEPKVCEGAFQKQEAMALGVPESAIMVGLPVLNTEGEALQHAATLRALNAKKILLATSVWHLPRASMQFRALGFEVVGLPCHYLTAGVDEQFSLAMLLPRAQALDQTETCVKEYLGLLSARLFPPRETATGTTP
- a CDS encoding aquaporin family protein translates to MAPFMGEFVGTALLVLIGDAVVANNVLARTKGNGSGWLAVTTGWALAYFVAMYCVAPLSGAHLNPAVTIGLWMAGLFEGELVMHYIGAQLLGAFAGALVMWLAYLPHWSKTEDSAVKLGAFCTAPAIRAPLSNLLNEAIATAVLVLGILMLKEFQMNMDDGSTVNILLGPVAVMPVALLVFAIGLCLGGPTGAAINPARDFSPRLAHALLPIPGKGPSDWGYALIPVIGPIVGGLAAAWIFKSIVVMAS
- a CDS encoding methyltransferase domain-containing protein, which translates into the protein MTQRPTELEGMDHPGASQADMDASFRFIRRVNRFAGGVGAFKRAVRAALRARGPSTEPLEILDVGTGCADLPIAIVAWARRHSISLRVTAIDPHGGSIAAARECLDRCGMDACFIDLVPCGLDDVARHWRKQKWDLVHAAMMLHHLSDEQVPAALATMGRASRGLVAWNDLWRSPMSAAIVHALTEFSTEFVRHDARLSVAKGFSRSEALSHASRAGLHTTQLSLNPFTARFLLLAAPTL